The following are encoded in a window of Cryptococcus gattii WM276 chromosome M, complete sequence genomic DNA:
- a CDS encoding Alpha-ketoglutarate-dependent taurine dioxygenase, putative (Similar to TIGR gene model, INSD accession AAW46736.1) has translation MASTLTHTIDSLTRKVGTLGVRGSTQPIPRNHSLDKWKSLEVTPFIGQEFGSDIQLSQIVNAPNADELIKDLAVLISQRGVVFFRAQDINVDDQKTLGKRLGELSGKPGDSTLHIHPTTEISSSKGDQISIITISFGTLISRDTIWASAYEAYSRLSPDFAKFLEGKEAFHEATFFSKAAEQYGIELRTGQRGSPLNDGPSLSAIHPVIRVNPVTGWKGLFVNHGFTRRILGITKDESDFILDYLFKVTQNNHDLQVRFKWGVNYPTGIADVAIWDNRSTSHSATYDYEKQLRVGDRVVSIGERPYFDPLATTRRETLGLALPTEGALGEVYRAQVAK, from the exons ATGGCCTCTACTCTCACTCACACCATCGACAGCTTGACACGAAAGGTCGGCACCCTAGGAGTCCGGGGTAGCACACAGCCTATCCCTCGAAACCACTCGCTTGACAAGTGGAAGTCATTAGAAGTCACGCCCTTTATCGGTCAGGAATTTGGCAGCGACATCCAGCTCTCTCAGATCGTCAACGCTCCCAACGCCGATGAGTTGATCAAAGACCTCGCCGTGCTTA TTTCCCAAAGAGGCGTCGTCTTCTTCCGTGCTCAGGACATCAACGTTGACGATCAAAAGACTCTTGGCAAGAGGCTTGGTGAGCTCTCTGGCAAACCGGGGGACTCCACCCTGCATATCCACCCTACTACAGAAATTAGCTCGTCCAAGGGTGACCAGATCTCAAT TATCACGA TCAGCTTTGGCACTCTGATATCAC GCGACACAATTTGGGCCTCTGCCTACGAAGCCTACTCTCGTCTTTCTCCAGATTTCGCAAAATTCCTCGAAGGCAAGGAAGCCTTCCATGAAGCCACATTCTTTAGCAAGGCCGCTGAGCAGTATGGCATCGAACTCCGAACTGGCCAGCGAGGTTCACCTCTTAACGACGGCCCTTCTTTGTCTGCCATCCACCCTGTCATTCGTGTTA ACCCTGTGACCGGCTGGAAAGGACTTTTTGTTAACCATGGCTTTACAAGGCGTATCTTGGGTATTACCAAGGACGAATCTGATTTCATTCTGGATTATCTCTTT AAAGTAACCCAGAACAACCACGATCTGCAAGTTCGGTTCAAATGGGGCGTCAACTATCCTACAGGCATCGCCGACGTTGCTATCTGGGATAATCGCTCAACTTCGCATAGT GCCACCTACGACTATGAAAAACAACTTCGAGTTGGCGACCGCGTCGTTTCGATCGGCGAGAGGCCTTACTTTGACCCTTTGGCTACTACAAGGCGCGAGACATTGGGTCTTGCTTTGCCTACTGAGGGGGCGCTCGGTGAAGTATACAGGGCTCAGGTTGCCAAGTAG
- a CDS encoding Eukaryotic translation initiation factor 3 subunit (eIF-3), putative (Similar to TIGR gene model, INSD accession AAW46737.1) — MSESAQAAAQNGQAEEQQLQQQLDEQQQLEEQQQLPPVTIRIPSPTCARTVPRPKDSTEPLDSITLYPQPQETIQDIKLLINDWVGAYWLGPYSLQLPFVKGEDGRGKIYSKKKDFSEVRAGEKLNEWLEVQDAFEHLQEGEERVLEAVREPYGELSARQSIIRLLELIAPSGTTANTTSNPLGLQAGSTIFEQVRDGVISANAETTYEKVEVSLPSGRKGKGGKKELVKVKRAVSGDKAHAFADWKEWAPASFGSLAVASDPVEVAPSLKSIQISPFNPPPPHLRQKGHELYLQVSLLEGEVVTLICSTRGWYVSKSNVNNFDPSPRPSADGSIPAPTHSLIDLLHSISPLFSDRVSKLPPISLDGALADPISTVAIPQAIPAYPFLASAPNPAVSPEILRTQLAFLHTGAYGPDLVDAARDWNEEIQGIRELPRGTMQERVFREKMLQKVWAEFDQAAARAVQAVSKGDIPPINPAEDPKAHMYLQSNIFITQGDSDALDTYAHLGGDAAMRISHGKDAAGVKLLNKIDADGLYLLGHTIVDWQGRRWICQSILPGIFSNRRAVEEEKAQAETEAETETVDAVEGEQKKEDWVDVEKPTEKSGSETESDNPMMIYGLDSERPTSIHWDATTHTLLSTIATPLRLAAHSIKDGEGKEHEFYASAEVKGLKGQDGRRYLLDAQRLVPVDVEWLEKDITGQLVGPRKDNDSTEEGVEYPHRLVMLRPELIEQFWESELKRWARGVAEKAQAKKAEADAEAAVAADAEGEKKKEGEQTENPQEDQSPAASAAAAHRAQEDRPVDASLIGDIKQFNLSFNPDAFVEQPVPEAEGQKGKPEVKATITDESDPSVKAVRDAGLFLRQIAIPAVVLDVLTGNTSGVMDGESLSKHLHQRGVNIRYLGHLASTIIQFSTSKDGAAKEPSGHLAALQSIVLQEMVFRAAKHVLRELLCPLRSETATDAISHFLNCLLGSSLNPSPVASYTPFGINANEPEPAYVKLTPEGLRAQIIKEIKSRFRWTLDESFLESGLRKKQLLRELATRVGFQLAQREYIFSKDQEEEEKREEDVKSKEKKKGSKAGAKVQTVKRTTTFEGEDVLTLVPVIKSTAPSVSVAEEILEAGRNTINRGKIEFGLDFMLEAIQLYESIHSVIHPEVASVYNSYAQAIHQIARLKIQQIAAQENPDPEQPLGVDISGALRFQRQAVAIAERTLGVYHHETAGYYFQLAMLENLEGNAQQSLRYFRHLLTLWDVIYGPGHPEISTILSNAGIVLQSMNDLSLSLSLQKQAYESTLASFGPDHIQTGQSLHQLVQGHFLAGDMASALETAKQALEIFKARLGEEHSQTKEEAKNVELLTAVIENQERQKEREEAVKKEATERLKMARERIGGGATSTSRPTGIRRLGASAGALPQGVRVVDPKTLAALAAAAGQGGNPSANAAAATAGEGEQPNGESTEIPQIGERGTESLEELVRYIQGSAPGAGGSAKRGKNALRGKRRTGAKR; from the exons ATGTCAGAATCGGCCCAGGCTGCTGCCCAGAACGGCCAGGCTGAGGAGCAACAGCTCCAGCAACAACTCGACGAGCAACAGCAGCTCGAAGAGCAGCAACAGC TTCCTCCTGTCACGATCCGTATCCCTTCCCCTACCTGCGCCAGGACGGTCCCTAGGCCCAAGGACTCGACAGAGCCTCTTGACAGTATTACTCTCTACCCTCAACCCCAAGAGACAATCCAGGACATCAAGCTTCTCATCAACGACTGGGTTGGCGCTTACTGGCTTGGCCCTTACTCTCTTCAGTTGCCTTTCGTCAAGGGTGAAGATGGTCGCGGCAAGATCTacagcaagaagaaggatttCAGTGAGGTTAGAGCGGGCGAGAAGCTGAATGAGTGGTTGGAGGTGCAAGATGCTTTTGAGCATTTGCAGGAGGGCGAAGAAAGGGTTCTTGAGGCTGTTAGAG AACCTTACGGAGAGCTCAGCGCTCGTCAGTCTATTATTCGACTTCTCGAGCTCATCGCTCCTTCCGGCACTACTGCCAACACGACCTCCAACCCTCTCGGTCTTCAAGCTGGTTCGACTATCTTCGAGCAGGTCCGTGACGGTGTGATCTCTGCCAATGCTGAGACTACCTATGAAAAAGTAGAGGTTTCTTTGCCTTCTGGTCGTAAAGGCAAGGGCGGAAAGAAGGAACTTGTCAAGGTCAAGCGAGCTGTTTCTGGTGATAAGGCCCACGCTTTTGCTGACTGGAAGGAATGGGCTCCTGCCTCTTTCGGCTCCCTCGCAGTCGCGTCTGACCCTGTTGAGGTTGCTCCCAGTCTCAAGTCAATCCAGATTTCCCCTTTCAaccctcctcctccccatcTCCGTCAAAAGGGCCACGAGCTTTATCTCCAAGTGTCTTTGCTCGAGGGCGAGGTTGTGACTCTTATCTGCTCTACTCGAGGATGGTATGTCTCGAAATCCAATGTCAACAACTTTGACCCCTCCCCTCGTCCTTCGGCCGACGGTTCCATCCCTGCTCCCACCCATTCTTTGATCGACCTCCTCCACTCCATCTCCCCCCTCTTCTCCGACCGCGTCTCTAAGCTCCCTCCCATCTCTCTCGATGGTGCCTTGGCCGACCCCATCTCCACCGTCGCTATCCCCCAAGCTATCCCCGCTTATCCTTTCCTCGCTTCCGCTCCCAACCCCGCTGTTTCCCCTGAAATCTTGCGCACTCAGCTTGCCTTCCTTCACACTGGCGCGTACGGTCCCGACCTCGTTGATGCTGCCCGTGACTGGAACGAAGAAATTCAAGGTATCCGTGAACTCCCCCGCGGAACCATGCAGGAGCGTGTTTTCAGGGAAAAGATGCTTCAAAAAGTGTGGGCCGAATTTGACCAGGCTGCGGCGCGAGCGGTACAAGCGGTTTCCAAGGGCGATATCCCCCCTATCAACCCCGCCGAAGATCCCAAGGCGCACATGTATCTCCAGTCCAACATCTTCATCACTCAGGGTGACTCTGACGCCCTTGATACTTATGCACACTTGGGTGGTGACGCCGCCATGCGAATTTCTCATGGAAAAGATGCCGCTGGTGTCAAGTTGTTGAACAAGATTGATGCCGACGGTCTCTACCTTTTGGGCCACACCATTGTCGATTGGcaaggaaggagatggatCTGTCAAAGTATCTTGCCCGGTATCTTCTCTAACAGGCGTGCtgttgaggaggagaaggcgCAGGCTGAGACAGAGGCCGAAACTGAGACCGTCGACGCTGTTGAGGGTGAAcaaaagaaggaggacTGGGTTGACGTTGAGAAGCCCACCGAAAAGTCCGGCTCCGAAACCGAGAGCGACAACCCCATGATGATCTACGGCCTTGACTCTGAACGACCTACTTCTATTCACTGGGACGCCACTACTCACACTCTTCTCTCCACCATCGCTACCCCTCTTCGTCTCGCCGCTCACTCTATTAAAGACGGTGAAGGCAAGGAGCACGAGTTTTATGCTTCCGCTGAGGTCAAGGGTTTGAAGGGTCAAGACGGTCGACGATACCTTCTCGATGCTCAGAGGTTGGTACCTGTTGATGTCGAGTGGCTTGAAAAGGACATCACTGGCCAGCTCGTCGGCCCCAGGAAGGACAACGACTCTACCGAGGAAGGCGTAGAATATCCTCACAGGCTTGTAATGTTGAGACCCGAGTTGATTGAGCAGTTCTGGGAGAGTGAATTGAAAAGATGGGCTAGGGGTGTCGCTGAGAAGGCTCAGGCCAAGAAGGCCGAAGCTGATGCTGAGGCCGCTGTTGCTGCCGATGCCGAGGGcgaaaagaagaaagaaggggagCAGACTGAGAACCCTCAAGAGGATCAGTCCCCCGCTGCTAGTGCCGCCGCCGCTCACCGCGCTCAAGAAGACCGACCCGTCGACGCTAGTCTCATTGGCGACATTAAGCAATTCAACTTGAGCTTTAACCCAGATGCCTTCGTCGAGCAGCCCGTGCCGGAGGCCGAGGGCCAGAAAGGCAAGCCTGAAGTCAAGGCCACCATCACCGACGAGTCTGACCCCTCTGTCAAGGCCGTTCGCGACGCTGGTCTTTTCCTTCGACAGATTGCTATCCCTGCTGTTGTTCTTGACGTCCTTACCGGTAACACCTCTGGCGTCATGGACGGTGAGAGCTTGTCTAAGCACTTGCATCAGCGAGGTGTGAACATTAGATACTTGGGTCACTTGGCCTCCACCATTATTCAATTTTCCACCAGTAAGGACGGTGCTGCCAAGGAGCCCTCTGGTCACTTGGCTGCCTTGCAA TCAATCGTCCTCCAAGAAATGGTTTTCCGAGCGGCCAAGCACGTTCTCCGTGAACTTTTGTGCCCTCTCCGTTCCGAAACCGCTACCGACGCCATCTCTCATTTCCTCAACTGTCTTCTCGGCTCATCTCTCAATCCCTCTCCCGTAGCTTCTTACACCCCTTTTGGTATTAATGCCAACGAGCCTGAGCCTGCATATGTTAAGCTCACCCCTGAGGGTTTGAGGGCGCAGATTATCAAAGAAATTAAGTCCCGATTCAGGTGGACCTTGGACGAAAGTTTCCTCGAAAGCGGtttgaggaagaagcagtTGCTTAGGGAGTTGGCTACCCGAGTTGGATTCCAGCTCGCCCAAAGGGAGTATATCTTCAGCAAGGACcaagaggaggaggagaagagggaagaagatgtgaagagtaaggaaaagaaaaagggaTCAAAGGCTGGCGCCAAGGTCCAGACAGTCAAGAGGACGACAACCTTCGAAGGTGAGGATGTTTTGACTTTGGTCCCTGTCATCAAGTCCACTGCTCCTTCC GTTTCTGTCGCGGAGGAGATTCTTGAAGCTGGCCGAAACACCATCAACCGTGGCAAGATCGAATTTGGCCTTGACTTCATGTTGGAGGCTATCCAGCTCTACGAGTCTATTCACTCTGTCATCCACCCCGAAGTCGCATCCGTATACAACTCTTATGCGCAGGCCATCCACCAAATTGCCCGACTCAAGATCCAGCAGATTGCCGCTCAAGAGAACCCCGACCCCGAACAACCTCTTGGTGTCGACATCAGCGGCGCACTTAGGTTCCAAAGGCAAGCTGTGGCTATTGCCGAAAGGACTCTAGGTGTTTACCATCACGAGACTGCCGGTTACTACTTCCAGCTCGCCATGTTGGAGAATTTGGAAGGTAACGCTCAGCAGTCTTTGAGGTACTTCAGGCACCTTTTGACCCTTTGGGATGTGATTTATGGTCCAGGTCACCCTGAGATCAGCACTATCCTC AGCAACGCCGGTATCGTTCTTCAATCCATGAACGacctctctctttccctctccttgCAAAAGCAAGCATATGAGTCAACTCTCGCCTCCTTCGGCCCTGACCACATCCAGACTGGCCAGTCCCTCCATCAACTTGTCCAAGGTCACTTCCTTGCCGGCGATATGGCGTCTGCTCTCGAAACCGCCAAGCAAGCTCTCGAGATCTTCAAGGCTCGTCTTGGTGAGGAACATAGCCAGACCAAGGAGGAAGCTAAGAATGTCGAGCTTTTGACTGCTGTGATTGAGAACCAAGAGAGGCAaaaagaaagggaagaagcCGTGAAGAAGGAGGCTACTGAGAGATTAAAGATGGCTAGGGAGAGGATTGGCGGTGGTGCTACCTCTACTAGCCGACCTACTGGTATCCGTCGATTAGGCGCATCTGCTGGCGCTCTTCCTCAAGGTGTCCGTGTCGTCGACCCTAAGACCCTTGCTGCCCTCGCCGCCGCCGCTGGCCAAGGTGGCAATCCCTCCGCCAACGCCGCTGCTGCTACTGCTGGTGAAGGCGAGCAACCTAATGGCGAGTCCACAGAGATCCCCCAGATTGGAGAGCGAGGAACAGAGAGCTTGGAAGAGTTGGTGAGGTATATCCAGGGCTCTGCTCCCGGTGCTGGTGGAAGTGCGAAGAGGGGAAAGAATGCCCTTAGGGGTAAGAGGAGGACCGGCGCCAAGCGTTAA